AGCAGGTGCAGATGGTGTTCCAGGATCCCTATGCCTCGCTGCACCCGCGCCATAAGATCGGCCGGGCCCTGCGCGAGCCGCTTGTCGTCAACGGGCTCGACAATCCGGACAAGCGCGTCGCCGAGGCGCTGGCCGAGGTCGGCTTTGGCCCGGACGTCGCCGCGCGTTATCCGCATCAGCTTTCCGGCGGCCAGCGCCAGCGCATCGCGATTGCCCGCGCGCTGCTGCTGCGGCCCAAACTGCTGCTGCTCGACGAGCCGACCTCGGCGCTCGACATGTCGGTGCAGGCCGAGATCCTGAACCTGCTCGTCACGCTCAAGGCGCGCTTCGGCATGACCTTCGTGCTGGTCAGCCACGACCCGGATGTGATCGGCCATATGTGCGACCGCGCCGCGCGCATGGCGGAGGGGCGGATTGCCGCGACCTTCGATCGGCCGGCCCTTGCGGCGGGCGCTGCGGCTGCGCGATGATCGGGATATCACGGAGGGGGAATAAATGAGCGACGAAGCCCTGTTGCAGGAACTTCTCGACCAGGAAAAGCGGCTGGTCTTCGACCGTTTCGACAATGACACGGCGATCACGCTCGGCATGCGCATCATCGAGCGCGCGCGGCAGGACAATCTTTCCATTGTGGTCGAGATCGCGCGCGGCGAGCAGCGGCTGTTCTATTGCGCGCTCGAAGGCACCTCGGCCGACAACGAGTTCTGGGTCGCCGGCAAGACGGCGGTCGTGCGCCGCTACGGCCATTCCTCGTTCTATATGGGCCAGAAGGCGCGGGTGAAGGGCGTCGATTTCGCCACCGCGCAGCTGGTCGACCCGCTGAAATACTACCCGCATGGCGGCGCCTTCCCGATCCTGGTTCGGAATGTCGGCATGGTCGGCACCGCGACCGTCTCCGGCCTGCCGCAGGCGGAGGACCACAAGCTGGTGGTCACCGTGATCGAGGAATTGCTGGCCGAACTCGGCATCGGCGAGGCGCGCCCGGAAGTCTGGACGGCGTAGTTTCTTTGGGCGAGGGCGGGGGGCTTGCTAGAGGTGGCCCGCGTAGCTCCAACCTCAACATGCTGAGGAGGCCCGAAGGGCCGTCTCGAAGCACGCAGAGTGCGTCAGGCCATAGCCCTCTTGAACCTTTGGCAGTGAAGCCTGCTCGTCTGCCCTGCGTCCTTCGAGACGGCTTGCTTCGCAAGCCTCCTCAGGATGTTGGGAGCGAGATCGGCATTCCGGTTAGGGAGGCAGTTGGAACGCTGCGCCAGCCCCGCGCTCGCCGTCATCCCGGCCCGCGCGCCGGGACCCATTCAGCGGTGATGCGGACCAATGGCGCATGGACTGTGGGGTATCACCCCGCGCAATCATGGACTCGTGCTTTCGCAGGAATGACGGGGGAGCGGGTGGGTCGCAGGGAGCCTATCTGGATGGTTCCCTAAACCCTCACCCGGCCCTTCGGGCCGACCTCTCCCTCAGGGAGAGGTAAGGGCGTGTCGTGTGCTTGCACGGCCCTTCGCCCCACGTTCGTCGTCATCCCGGCCTCCGAGCCGGGATCCATTCAGCCGTGATGTCGACCCGTGGCGCATACGGGATGCGAACCGGGTCGAAAAGGTGGATTCCTGCTTTCGCAGGAATGACGGATGGGGCGGCCAGTGCCGCAGGCACCCTTCCTCCGTGCCTTCCGTCAGACAAAGCTCGCGCGGTCGGGATGGTCGCGCAGCAGGGCGGCCTTGAGCTTTTCGATGGCGCGGCTTTCGATCTGGCGGACGCGCTCCTTGGAAATGCCGAGCGTCTCGCCGAGCGACTCCAGCGTGGCGCCTTCCTCGCGCAGCCGGCGCTCGCGCAGGATCCGGACTTCGCGGTCGGAAAGCACGGCCATCGCATCGTGCAGCCAGGTCACCCGCCGCTCGCTGTCGATGACGTCGCCGACCATCTGGTCGGGCAGCGGCGTGTCGTCGACCAGAAAATCCTGCCGGTCGGAGGCGGACGATTCCGTGTCGTAGATCGGCGCGTTGAGCGAGGTGTCGGCGCCGGAGAGGCGCGCATCCATCATCGCCACGTCATTGGTCGAGACGCCGACGGCAATGGCGATCTGCTGGTAGATCTGCTGGTTGGGGATCGGCACCGACCCCTGCGAGAGCTTGGCGCGCAGCCGGCGCAGGTTGAAGAACAGCGCCTTCTGGGTCGAGCTGGTGCCGCCGCGAACGATCGACCAGTTGCGCAGGATATAATCCTGGATGGAGGCGCGGATCCACCAGGTGGCATAGGTCGAGAAGCGGACGTCGCGGTCCGGCTCGAACCGCGCCGCGGCCTCCAGCAGCCCGACATGGCCTTCCTGGATCAGGTCGCTCATGGGCAGGCCGAAATGGCGGAACCGCGCCGCGATGGCGATGACAAGCCGCATATGCGAGGCGGCAAGGCGGTGCAGAGCGGTCTGATCCTTGATATCGCGCCAGCGAATGGCGAGATTCTTTTCCTCATCCCGTTCCAGATAAGGGGCCTGCATCGCCGCCTTGACGAACTGCCGCCCAGAGATCGCCGATGTGCCCATGCGACCCGCTCCTGTGTTTGGATTTCGTGCGCCCCACGTTTGAACAACAGCAACCCTACGCCCCAGTTCCGAAAAGGCGACGCACATTGGTGTGATGGACTTGGCAGAAGCTTGTGATGGCGGCAGAGCGTCGCAGGGCGGCCGGCACGATGCGGGCATAAAAAAACGCCCGGCAGAGCCGGGCGCTTTTTAGGAAAGACGGGGCGCCGAAATTATGCGGCTTCGTCGTGCTTCTCGTCGTCGCCTTCGACTTCGGCAACGGCTTCTTCATCGGCCTTGCCGCCACGCTTCGGGCTCTTGGCAAGGTTCTGCTCGATCTGGCGGACCGCTTCCGTCTCGGAAATCTCGCTCACCGCCGCGATTTCGCGCGACATGCGGTCGAGGGCCGCCTCATAGA
The sequence above is drawn from the Kaistia defluvii genome and encodes:
- a CDS encoding RNA polymerase factor sigma-32, with amino-acid sequence MGTSAISGRQFVKAAMQAPYLERDEEKNLAIRWRDIKDQTALHRLAASHMRLVIAIAARFRHFGLPMSDLIQEGHVGLLEAAARFEPDRDVRFSTYATWWIRASIQDYILRNWSIVRGGTSSTQKALFFNLRRLRAKLSQGSVPIPNQQIYQQIAIAVGVSTNDVAMMDARLSGADTSLNAPIYDTESSASDRQDFLVDDTPLPDQMVGDVIDSERRVTWLHDAMAVLSDREVRILRERRLREEGATLESLGETLGISKERVRQIESRAIEKLKAALLRDHPDRASFV
- a CDS encoding heme-degrading domain-containing protein, whose amino-acid sequence is MSDEALLQELLDQEKRLVFDRFDNDTAITLGMRIIERARQDNLSIVVEIARGEQRLFYCALEGTSADNEFWVAGKTAVVRRYGHSSFYMGQKARVKGVDFATAQLVDPLKYYPHGGAFPILVRNVGMVGTATVSGLPQAEDHKLVVTVIEELLAELGIGEARPEVWTA
- a CDS encoding ABC transporter ATP-binding protein; protein product: MSLVDISDLNVTFRDQDVGRHILRGITLAIEAGETFGLLGPSGCGKSTLLRVIAGLNRDWHGSMALLGQAVPPRRRFTGTLRQQVQMVFQDPYASLHPRHKIGRALREPLVVNGLDNPDKRVAEALAEVGFGPDVAARYPHQLSGGQRQRIAIARALLLRPKLLLLDEPTSALDMSVQAEILNLLVTLKARFGMTFVLVSHDPDVIGHMCDRAARMAEGRIAATFDRPALAAGAAAAR